The proteins below are encoded in one region of Pangasianodon hypophthalmus isolate fPanHyp1 chromosome 6, fPanHyp1.pri, whole genome shotgun sequence:
- the wfdc1 gene encoding WAP four-disulfide core domain protein 1 isoform X1: MAATQIPSRLALLVCLLLLVTGTESKCRLRRRGLSQKDYEYPNHSQSNQHQKNDRCPPPPQMLPERACEVPVCRSDSECERHKRCCYNGCIYACLESVQPPPVLDWLVQPKPRWLGGNGWLLDGPEEVLQAEACSTTEDGDEPLHCPTGYECHIINPGNPSAGIPNRGQCIKQRGNSDGRSLRHKYFKDHKDYLGSNSNIAVGYEKHHKHLG, translated from the exons ATGGCAGCCACTCAGATCCCAAGCCGGCTAgctctgcttgtctgtctgcTGCTGCTCGTCACCGGCACAGAGAGCAAATGCAGACTCAGGAGGAGAGGACTCAGCCAGAAG GATTACGAGTACCCAAACCACTCCCAGTCCAATCAACACCAGAAGAATGATCGGTGCCCACCTCCGCCTCAGATGCTTCCCGAGAGGGCGTGTGAGGTGCCCGTCTGCCGCTCAGACTCAGAATGTGAGAGACACAAACGCTGCTGTTACAATGGCTGTATCTACGCCTGTCTGGAGTCAGTTCAGCCTCCACCTG TGCTGGACTGGTTGGTGCAGCCAAAGCCACGGTGGCTTGGTGGAAACGGCTGGCTCTTAGATGGACCAGAGGAGGTTCTCCAGG CTGAGGCCTGCAGCACCACAGAGGACGGGGATGAGCCTTTACATTGTCCTACTGGATACGAATGCCACATCATTAACCCTGGAAACCCCTCTGCGGGCATCCCCAACCGAGGCCAGTGTATCAAACAACGGGGAAACTCAG ATGGTCGTAGCCTGAGGCACAAGTACTTCAAAGATCACAAGGATTATTTAG GAAGCAACTCCAACATTGCAGTGGGTTATGAGAAACATCACAAGCACTTAGGCTGA
- the si:dkey-246g23.4 gene encoding LOW QUALITY PROTEIN: monocarboxylate transporter 13 (The sequence of the model RefSeq protein was modified relative to this genomic sequence to represent the inferred CDS: inserted 4 bases in 3 codons; substituted 3 bases at 3 genomic stop codons): MESVVKKHGAAGPIRPPDGGYGWFIVQSAFLVFGLXMIKSFESFYMEIYHXTTAAGSXWITSISVATVHIGAPVGSAFGAXVMLGGLLSSVSMVAGPYTXNLFQFYITMGFLTGFSYALTWTPTVTMLGCYFEKQRPVAKALSSAGEXIVTFLFTTFFQFLVDNYSWRGAMLVLGAVQLHLCVCSRVWRPLTVVSDELSTHPSRLKLQFLSQIHHEPQEAPDQSPDSRTKSSSKPEALRSKIQHYVDYTLIANPRFTVYSMFGLFAALGFFAPALFLVCYAHTHIHYIYIYIYNHQDAMWHKKYEKPSSAKREFKKQEGMLGVKW; encoded by the exons ATGGAGTCTGTGGTGAAGAAGCATGGGGCTGCTGGGCCCATACGTCCTCCTGATGGTGGATACGGCTGGTTCATTGTGCAATCTGCCTTTCTTGTGTTTGGGC ATATGATAAAGTCTTTTGAGTCATTTTACATGGAAATTTACC CAACTACAGCAGCAGGCAGCTAATGGATTACATCCATCTCTGTAGCAACTGTACACATCGGAG CTCCAGTTGGCTCTGCATTCGGCGC TGTCATGCTGGGAGGACTGCTGAGCAGTGTGAGCATGGTGGCTGGACCATACACTTAAAATCTGTTCCAGTTTTACATCACTATGGGCTTTCTGACAG GTTTTAGCTATGCTCTGACCTGGACCCCCACTGTAACCATGCTGGGCTGCTATTTTGAGAAGCAGCGGCCTGTTGCCAAAGCTCTCTCCAGCGCAGGTGAATGAATCGTCACTTTCCTCTTCACAACTTTCTTCCAATTCCTGGTAGACAATTATTCCTGGAGGGGTGCCATGCTAGTGTTGGGAGCTGTGCAGCTGCACCTGTGTGTATGTAGCAGAGTGTGGAGGCCACTCACTGTCGTCTCTGATGAGCTTTCAACACATCCAAGTAGACTCAAGCTACAGTTCCTCTCCCAAATACACCATGAACCACAGGAGGCTCCTGATCAGAGTCCTGACTCACGAACAAAATCCAGCAGTAAACCAGAAGCCCTAAGGAGCAAGATTCAACACTACGTGGACTACACATTAATTGCCAACCCTCGCTTCACGGTTTACTCaatgtttggtttgtttgcagCGCTCGGATTCTTTGCTCCTGCTCTCTTCCTTGTAtgttatgcacacacacacatacattatatatatatatatatatata ATCACCAGGATGCCATGTGGCACAAAAAATACGAAAAACCTTCCTCAGCTaagagagaatttaaaaaacaagaaGGAATGCTTGGAGTCAAATGGTAA
- the wfdc1 gene encoding WAP four-disulfide core domain protein 1 isoform X2, with amino-acid sequence MAATQIPSRLALLVCLLLLVTGTESKCRLRRRGLSQKDYEYPNHSQSNQHQKNDRCPPPPQMLPERACEVPVCRSDSECERHKRCCYNGCIYACLESVQPPPVLDWLVQPKPRWLGGNGWLLDGPEEVLQAEACSTTEDGDEPLHCPTGYECHIINPGNPSAGIPNRGQCIKQRGNSGSNSNIAVGYEKHHKHLG; translated from the exons ATGGCAGCCACTCAGATCCCAAGCCGGCTAgctctgcttgtctgtctgcTGCTGCTCGTCACCGGCACAGAGAGCAAATGCAGACTCAGGAGGAGAGGACTCAGCCAGAAG GATTACGAGTACCCAAACCACTCCCAGTCCAATCAACACCAGAAGAATGATCGGTGCCCACCTCCGCCTCAGATGCTTCCCGAGAGGGCGTGTGAGGTGCCCGTCTGCCGCTCAGACTCAGAATGTGAGAGACACAAACGCTGCTGTTACAATGGCTGTATCTACGCCTGTCTGGAGTCAGTTCAGCCTCCACCTG TGCTGGACTGGTTGGTGCAGCCAAAGCCACGGTGGCTTGGTGGAAACGGCTGGCTCTTAGATGGACCAGAGGAGGTTCTCCAGG CTGAGGCCTGCAGCACCACAGAGGACGGGGATGAGCCTTTACATTGTCCTACTGGATACGAATGCCACATCATTAACCCTGGAAACCCCTCTGCGGGCATCCCCAACCGAGGCCAGTGTATCAAACAACGGGGAAACTCAG GAAGCAACTCCAACATTGCAGTGGGTTATGAGAAACATCACAAGCACTTAGGCTGA